The following are encoded in a window of Cygnus atratus isolate AKBS03 ecotype Queensland, Australia chromosome 20, CAtr_DNAZoo_HiC_assembly, whole genome shotgun sequence genomic DNA:
- the LOC126913112 gene encoding LOW QUALITY PROTEIN: active breakpoint cluster region-related protein-like (The sequence of the model RefSeq protein was modified relative to this genomic sequence to represent the inferred CDS: deleted 1 base in 1 codon) has product MMTDVLVQPDGSPSPGGERLEPGPEEPEGKRPSTTGARLWGRVRSKLLRQKLDPQAVQTKNWHMDVIEMNGIKVEFSMKFTSRDMSLKRTPSKKQTGVFGVKISVVTKRERSKVPYIVRQCIEEVEKRGIEEVGIYRISGVATDIQALKAVFDANNKDILVMLSDMDINAIAGTLKLYFRELPEPLLTDRLYPAFMEGIALSDPAAKENCMMHLLRSLPEPNLITFLFLLEHLKRSPSKTKMSLHNLATVFGQTLLRPSEGESKGHLTLASDIWSHDVMAQVQVLLYYLQHPPISFTELKRNTLYFSTDV; this is encoded by the exons ATGATGACGGACGTGCTGGTGCAGCCCGACGGCAGCCCCAGTCCTGGGGGCGAGCGCCTGGAGCCTGGCCCGGAGGAGCCCGAGGGCAAGCGGCCCTCCACCACGGGCGCCCGCCTCTGGGGCCGGGTGCGCAGCAAGCTGCTGAGGCAGAAG CTGGACCCGCAGGCCGTGCAGACCAAGAACTGGCACATGGACGTGATTGAGATGAACGGG ATCAAGGTGGAGTTCTCCATGAAGTTCACGAGCAGAGACATGAGCCTGAAGAGGACGCCGTCCAAAAAGCAGACCGGTGTCTTCGGAGTCAAAATCAGCGTCGTCACCAA GCGCGAGCGCTCCAAGGTGCCTTACATCGTGCGCCAGTGCATCGAGGAGGTGGAGAAGAGGGGCATTGAGGAGGTCGGCATCTACAGGATCTCCGGCGTCGCCACGGACATCCAGGCCTTGAAGGCAGTCTTTGATGCGA ATAACAAGGACATCCTGGTGATGCTGAGCGACATGGACATCAATGCCATCGCTGGCACGCTCAAGCTGTATTTCCGAGAGCTGCCCGAGCCCCTCCTCACTGACAGACTGTACCCCGCCTTCATGGAGGGCATCG CCCTCTCGGATCCTGCTGCCAAGGAGAACTGCATGATGCACCTTCTCCGCTCGCTGCCTGAA CCCAACCTCATcactttcctcttcctgctggaGCACTTGAAAAG GAGcccatcaaaaacaaaaatgtcccTCCACAACCTGGCCACAGTCTTTGGGCAAACACTGCTGAGACCCTCGGAGGGGGAGAGCAAAGGACACCTCACCCTGGCCTCCGACATCTGGTCCCACGACGTGATGGCCCAG GTCCAGGTCCTCCTCTACTACCTGCAGCATCCTCCCATCTCCTTCACTGAGCTGAAGCGCAACACACTTTATTTCTCCACGGACGTGTAg